The genomic interval AGAGCCGGAGAGGCGTCCCACACCAACCCAGGTATCTCCTGAAGCAGCTGAGGTCGAGTCTGAGGTTGAGCGCTTGAGAAAAGAGATTCTATCGGAGCTTGAGAAGGCAAGGGCTCAATCAAGGAAATGAACTTTCAAAATCATGAACCCTCTAGACCCTTCAAGGATTTGAATTGTAACTCTTACTTCCTATCGACTGGTCTGAAGAAGTAGCGAGGCCATTGAGGCCAACCTTCAGCTGGAGCAGATTCGAAGTCAACACTTAACTCCATACCCACTTCAGCCTTCTCACCTCTGTCTACAACTATCTGGCCTGGAAGAGCAACCCCCTCCACGAGCCTGACTATTCCAATGACGTATGGAGACTTGGATGCAAAATTTTTTGGAGGCACATAAACTTCAGAGTATGTCTCGAGTCTCCCCCTCCCACTCAGCTGGACCCACCCAAGGTCTGTCGAGTAACACTCTGGACACATTGGTCTCGGTGGAAGGATGAGTCTCCCGCATCTGGAGCATCTTACGGCCATAAGCTTTCCCATACCGCAGAACTTGTAGAAGTTTTCAATTGTTGGATAGATTTCTCCCCTCTCATCTCTTAGAAAAGCTATCTCTTCCACACTCGCACACTCCCGTTAAGAGGCCAATCTGCATGTTGCCCCGATTTTAAATGTTCCTCTTGAATATGTGAACTATTGATGTTGAGCCGTGACCTCCAAGGTTCTGGGTCAATCCTATCTCAGCACCTTCTACCTGCCTTTTTCCCGCTTGGCCTGTAAGTTGGAGGTATATCTCATATACTTGAGCGGTTCCAGTAGCTCCTACAGGATGGCCTTTAGACTTTAATCCGCCACTTGTGTTGACAGGTATCTTTCCATCTATCTCAGTCTGGCCTGACTCAATGAAAGTTCCCCCCTCACCCTTCCCACATAGACCTAACATCTCATAACTGACTATTTCAGCTATAGTGAAGCAGTCGTGTACCTCAACTACGTCTAAATCATCTGGTCCTACGTCGGCCATTCTGTAAGCTTCTCTAGCGGCCAAAGCTATGGAGTTGAGTGACGTTAAGTCTTCCCTCTCATATAGGCCTATGGTGTCGCTAGCCTGACCTGTTCCAACTATGTATACAGGCTCATCCGTGTACCGTTTAGCTAACTCCGGCCTTGTTAGGATCAGACATGAAGCTCCATCAGAGATCAATGAGCAGTCGAAGAGTCTGAGGGGGGAAGCTATAATCCTTGAGTTCAAAGCCTGCTCGATAGTGATCTCTTTCTGTATATGTGCTTTCGGATTCTTTGACCCATTCTTATGATTCTTCACAGCTACAGCCGCTAGCTGCTCCTCTCTAGTTTTATACTTGTGCATATGAGCCCTAGCGATGAGTGCGAATAATGCTGGAAATGTGAAACCATGCCACTGCTCAAGAAAGTTGTCTGAGGAGAGGGCGAGGTACTCAGTCGCATCAGATGTCGATAGGTGTGTCAATTTTTCGACTCCACCAACCATTACGGTCTCTACCAGTCCAGACATGATCGCCTGTATTCCAGCTCTGAGGGCTGCCCCAGATGATGCGCATGCACTCTCAAGCCTCACACTTGGAGTAGGATTCAGCCCCAGCCAGTCCGCGATGAGGGCCCCAGTATGCCCTTGATGCTCAGACGACTCAGACATTTGGCCTATGAAAAGGGATTTTATATCTTTCTTAGGATTGAGGTTAGGACATCTATCGAAAGCCTCCTTGGCTGCTGACAGAAAGATCTCTCTGGAGTATAATCCTTCGAGCT from Candidatus Bathyarchaeota archaeon carries:
- a CDS encoding thiolase domain-containing protein, with amino-acid sequence MSGRALAAIISAGLSKFGKLEGLYSREIFLSAAKEAFDRCPNLNPKKDIKSLFIGQMSESSEHQGHTGALIADWLGLNPTPSVRLESACASSGAALRAGIQAIMSGLVETVMVGGVEKLTHLSTSDATEYLALSSDNFLEQWHGFTFPALFALIARAHMHKYKTREEQLAAVAVKNHKNGSKNPKAHIQKEITIEQALNSRIIASPLRLFDCSLISDGASCLILTRPELAKRYTDEPVYIVGTGQASDTIGLYEREDLTSLNSIALAAREAYRMADVGPDDLDVVEVHDCFTIAEIVSYEMLGLCGKGEGGTFIESGQTEIDGKIPVNTSGGLKSKGHPVGATGTAQVYEIYLQLTGQAGKRQVEGAEIGLTQNLGGHGSTSIVHIFKRNI
- a CDS encoding Zn-ribbon domain-containing OB-fold protein → MEEIAFLRDERGEIYPTIENFYKFCGMGKLMAVRCSRCGRLILPPRPMCPECYSTDLGWVQLSGRGRLETYSEVYVPPKNFASKSPYVIGIVRLVEGVALPGQIVVDRGEKAEVGMELSVDFESAPAEGWPQWPRYFFRPVDRK